The Ruania halotolerans genome contains the following window.
AGGACCCGCTGGAGATCGGAGCACGCGTGGAGCAGGTGGTCATCGGTGGGCGGCCAGTGTTGGCGCCTGGTGACGGCGGCCCTCGCGTGGTTGAACGCAGCGAACGGTTCAGCGCCTGAAGCGTGGGTGATCGATCGCGGTTAGATCGTCCGTTTCAGGGTCGAGCGCACCGTCACCTGCCCGAGCGCCCAGATCGAACGCGGCAGGGAGAGCCTTTCGACCTCGCGGTAGAGGGACCAGTTGTACCTCACGAGGCTCCACCGACTGGTTCCGGAGAGCGATCCGGGGTGCTGTTCGCGGTAGAGAGCGAGCGGTTCGTCGAGGCCGCGCGCGATCGCGCCGTCCCGCAGGATCGACAACCATAGGCCGTAGTCCTGACGCTTGCGCAGGTCCGGCATGGTCCGCAGCCCGAGTTGATCGGCGTCATACATCGCGGTCAGGCACCCGATGTGGTTCTGCTGCAGCATCATGCGGTAATCGAGGCGCTCGCGGGCACGGATCACACGTTCAGTCGGCATGAAGTCTCGGGCCTGCCCGGCGTAGTCGGCGGCCACCTTGTAGTACGCCGTGAACGTCAGCGGCGCCCCGGTGGTGCGCGCGAAGTCGAGCTGCTTGGCGAGCTTCTCGGGTAGCCATTGGTCGTCAGCGTCGAGAAAGGCCACCTGGGAACCGCGGGCGCGTGCGATGGCCGCATTCCTGGCCTGCGCGGCACCGCCTGCGAGCTCGCTGTGCTGCGGCTTGATGCGTTCATCCTCGTCGGCGAGGGCGCGCACCACCTCCCACGACTCGTCCGCGGAGCCATCATCGGTGATCAGCAACTCCCAGTCCGGGTGCCCTTGATGCTGCACCGACCGGATCGCTGCGGCCACGGTGGTGGCAGCGTTGTGCACCGGCATGATCACAGACACCAGCGGCATGGAATATCGATCCTCATGGTCTCGGGCACGGGGGGGGTGGGTGGGGCTGTGGCCACGGTAGCGTGAGCGGCGGGGTAGCCAAGCAGAGGGTGAGCAGAGGAGACGCGGGTGGCCAACACGATCGGACCGGGCGCACGGGTGCTGGTGATCGGCAGTTCAGGGTTTGTCGGTTCCCACCTGGAGCCAGTGTTCGACGCTCTGGGCGTCGAACTGGTGCGATTCGATCTGCACCCGGACCCGAGCGGCCGGCATGAGACGATCCTCGGGGATGTGCGCGATCTCGATGCCGTCACCGAGGCGATGGCTGGATGCACCGCCGTGTTGAATCTCGCCGCCGCACACCACGATTTCGGAATCGGCACCGCCACCTTCGAATCGGTGAACGTGGGGGGCGCCCGCACGGTGTGCGCTGCGATGGAGCACCACGGCATCACCAACCTGTGCTTCTACTCCTCGGTTGCTGTGTACGGCGAGCATGCGGAGCCACCGGACGAATCCACCTCACCCGAACCGGTGAATGACTACGGCCGCACCAAGCTCGCCGCGGAGGCGCTCTACCGCGAGTGGGAAGTGGCTGCGCCCCCGGGCACCTCCCGGCGGGCGCTCATCGTGCGCCCGGCCGTGGTGTTCGGACCGCGGAACTTTGCGAACCTGTACAAGCTGATCCGGCAGATCGATACCCGCCGGTTCCTCCCTGTGGGCCCGGGTACGAACCGGAAGAGCATGTGTTATGTGACCAACCTGGTGGAGGCAATCGGCTTCCTGTGGAGCGCCGGTTCTCGGGTGCCGGCCGGGGAGCCGGAGGTGTACAACTACGCGGACAAGCCGGACCAGACCTCCCAGGAGACGCTCTCGGAGGTGTATCGCGCGCTCGGCCGCCGCGAGCCCAGCTTCCGGTTGCCGC
Protein-coding sequences here:
- a CDS encoding NAD-dependent epimerase/dehydratase family protein → MANTIGPGARVLVIGSSGFVGSHLEPVFDALGVELVRFDLHPDPSGRHETILGDVRDLDAVTEAMAGCTAVLNLAAAHHDFGIGTATFESVNVGGARTVCAAMEHHGITNLCFYSSVAVYGEHAEPPDESTSPEPVNDYGRTKLAAEALYREWEVAAPPGTSRRALIVRPAVVFGPRNFANLYKLIRQIDTRRFLPVGPGTNRKSMCYVTNLVEAIGFLWSAGSRVPAGEPEVYNYADKPDQTSQETLSEVYRALGRREPSFRLPLAPALLAAKPFDLLGRLTGKDLPVTSARVRKLSESETAFDAERIREVGFVAPVTLPEGIERMVRWYLDEGAASAPVVHIPPPEVAH
- a CDS encoding glycosyltransferase family 2 protein is translated as MPLVSVIMPVHNAATTVAAAIRSVQHQGHPDWELLITDDGSADESWEVVRALADEDERIKPQHSELAGGAAQARNAAIARARGSQVAFLDADDQWLPEKLAKQLDFARTTGAPLTFTAYYKVAADYAGQARDFMPTERVIRARERLDYRMMLQQNHIGCLTAMYDADQLGLRTMPDLRKRQDYGLWLSILRDGAIARGLDEPLALYREQHPGSLSGTSRWSLVRYNWSLYREVERLSLPRSIWALGQVTVRSTLKRTI